A window of the Dioscorea cayenensis subsp. rotundata cultivar TDr96_F1 chromosome 14, TDr96_F1_v2_PseudoChromosome.rev07_lg8_w22 25.fasta, whole genome shotgun sequence genome harbors these coding sequences:
- the LOC120275277 gene encoding uncharacterized protein LOC120275277, whose protein sequence is MAESKKPRPQMKKPQQKTRKKSHLESQNPSPPPKITLRSFFSCKHHHQSNPNNNNTNNKNNNKNKKRCRRMKCSGSLCSFKENSMGTQTQRIARAQVDAASAAKKRVAMKAAPLTEINGVVVAPSFNSCSSIGGSFKGMHLGRFSGCYECHMVVDPLNGMSKVPSLRSVVCPFPDCGEIFMKSESLELHQAVRHAVSELGPEDTSRNIVEIIFQSSWLKKETPVCKIERILKVQNTPKTISKFEDYRDSIKSKANKLAKKHPRCIADGNELLRFHCTTMKCSLGLNGSTNLCDSIPHCSVCGIIRDGFKTDELGMITTMATSGRAHDIARISSIDDKRVMLVCRVIAGRVIKNQDNTEECDSVANVAGVYSNLDELSVFNPKAILPCFVVIYTGF, encoded by the exons ATGGCTGAATCCAAGAAACCAAGACCTCAAATGAAGAAACCCCAACAAAAAACCAGGAAAAAATCTCACCTTGAATCACAGAACCCATCTCCACCTCCAAAGATCACCCTCAGAAGCTTCTTCAGCTGTAAACACCACCATCAATCCAatccaaacaacaacaacaccaacaacaagaacaataacaagaacaagaagaggtGCAGGAGAATGAAGTGTTCTGGTTCCCTTTGTAGCTTCAAAGAAAACTCAATGGGGACTCAAACTCAAAGGATTGCAAGAGCTCAAGTTGATGCTGCTTCTGCTGCTAAGAAGAGGGTGGCAATGAAGGCTGCTCCTTTGACTGAGATTAATGGAGTTGTTGTGGCTCCTTCttttaattcttgttcttcAATTGGTGGTTCTTTCAAAGGGATGCATTTGGGGAGGTTTTCTGGGTGCTATGAATGTCATATGGTTGTTGATCCTTTGAATGGGATGTCAAAGGTTCCATCTTTGAGGTCTGTTGTTTGTCCTTTCCCTGATTGTGGTGAGATCTTCATGAAATCTGAGAGTTTGGAGCTTCATCAGGCTGTTAGACATGCag TATCAGAATTGGGTCCTGAAGATACAAGCAGAAACATCGTCGAAATCATCTTCCAATCAAGCTGGCTCAAGAAAGAAACTCCAGTATGCAAAATAGAAAGAATCCTCAAAGTCCAAAACACACCGAAAACAATATCGAAATTCGAAGACTATCGAGACTCCATTAAGAGCAAAGCTAACAAACTTGCTAAAAAACATCCGAGATGCATTGCCGATGGAAATGAGCTCTTGAGGTTTCATTGCACAACAATGAAGTGTTCTCTAGGTTTGAATGGCTCGACAAACTTATGCGATTCAATCCCGCATTGTAGTGTTTGTGGCATTATAAGGGACGGGTTTAAGACCGATGAACTTGGCATGATTACAACAATGGCAACAAGTGGTAGAGCTCATGACATTGCTCGAATTTCGTCGATTGATGATAAAAGAGTCATGTTAGTATGTCGAGTCATTGCCGGGAGGGTGATAAAGAATCAAGACAATACAGAGGAGTGTGATTCTGTTGCTAATGTCGCCGGAGTTTACTCGAACCTTGATGAACTCTCTGTGTTCAATCCAAAGGCAATCTTACCTTGTTTTGTTGTGATTTACACTGGTTTTTAG